ACGTCCTGGGGAGGATAGGAAGAGGGAGGCGCGCCATCGCCTTCGATGCCCATGTCGATACCGTCGGCGTCGGCGATCCCGGCCTCTGGACGGTCGATCCCTTCGAGGGCGTCTTGCGGGACGGGATTGTCTACGGGAGGGGAGCCTCCGACCAGAAGGGCGGGATGGCGGCCCTCGTCTATGCCGGGCGGATTCTGAAGGAGATCGGACTCGGCGGCGACCTGACCGTCTGGATCGTGGGATCGGTTCTGGAAGAGGACTGCGACGGCCTCTGCTGGAACTACATCCTGACAGAGAAGGAGATCGAGCCCGAGGTCGTCGTCCTCACCGAGCCGACCAACTTGCATGTCTACCGGGGTCACCGGGGAAGGATGGAGATCGAGATCACCACGCGGGGCATCTCGTGCCACGGATCCGCCCCGGAGCGCGGGGTCAACGCGATCCATCGAATGGCGCCGATCCTCGGCGGCGTCGAGCGGCTGAACGCTCGACTCGCGTCCGATCCCTTCCTGGGCAAGGGGAGCGTGACGGTGAGCGAGATCCGCTCGACGGCCCCATCCTTGTGCGCGGTCGCCGACTCCTGCTCGATCCATCTGGATCGACGGCTCACCCTGGGCGAGACGGAGCAGGTCGCGATCTCGGAGATCGAGGAGATCGTCGCCGGGATGAGGCAGGGAGGAGCGATCGAGGTCGAGATTCCGCAGTTCACCCGCCCGTCGCACACAGGGCTTGTCTATCCCATGCGGCAG
Above is a genomic segment from Candidatus Eisenbacteria bacterium containing:
- a CDS encoding YgeY family selenium metabolism-linked hydrolase — translated: MKDVRELASRAQGEAVEFLRDLIRIPSPSGDEARVVEAIAQRMREGGFDEVLIDPFGNVLGRIGRGRRAIAFDAHVDTVGVGDPGLWTVDPFEGVLRDGIVYGRGASDQKGGMAALVYAGRILKEIGLGGDLTVWIVGSVLEEDCDGLCWNYILTEKEIEPEVVVLTEPTNLHVYRGHRGRMEIEITTRGISCHGSAPERGVNAIHRMAPILGGVERLNARLASDPFLGKGSVTVSEIRSTAPSLCAVADSCSIHLDRRLTLGETEQVAISEIEEIVAGMRQGGAIEVEIPQFTRPSHTGLVYPMRQYFPAWALPADSLHVELALKARRLALGEEGDAGRWIFSTNGVATMGLHRVPTIGFGPASEVHAHAPTDQCPAADIGAAIAFYAQFALLCAGDRP